Within the Acidimicrobiales bacterium genome, the region GGATCCACCGAGGAGCCGTCCGCGCCATGAATCCCACCGACCTGGTCGACCGCAGCAGCCTGCGGGACGACGTCCCCGCCTTCGGGCCCGGAGACACGCTCAAGGTCCACGTCCGGGTCGTCGAGGGCAACCGCGAGCGCGTCCAGGTGTTCCAGGGCGTGGTCATCCGCCGGCAGGGCTCCGGGCTCCACGAGACCTTCACCGTCCGCAAGGTGAGCTTCGGGGTCGGCGTGGAGCGCACGTTCCCCGTGCACTCGCCG harbors:
- the rplS gene encoding 50S ribosomal protein L19; this encodes MNPTDLVDRSSLRDDVPAFGPGDTLKVHVRVVEGNRERVQVFQGVVIRRQGSGLHETFTVRKVSFGVGVERTFPVHSPIIARIEPVTVGDVRRAKLYYLRDRVGKAAKVKEKRAVR